From one Catenuloplanes nepalensis genomic stretch:
- a CDS encoding VOC family protein: protein MGSDWENVVVDAEDPGRLARWWAEALHYQITYERPGEVEIRRKADEFPGIVFVTVPELKTVKNRLHIDLRPDNQEAEVERLVDMGARHVDVGQGTVDGWVVLADPEGNEFCVLTPRT from the coding sequence ATGGGCAGCGACTGGGAGAACGTGGTCGTCGACGCCGAGGACCCGGGCCGGCTGGCCCGCTGGTGGGCCGAGGCGCTGCACTACCAGATCACCTACGAGCGCCCCGGCGAGGTGGAGATCCGCCGCAAGGCCGACGAGTTCCCCGGCATCGTCTTCGTCACGGTCCCCGAGCTCAAGACCGTGAAGAACCGTCTCCACATCGACCTGCGCCCCGACAACCAGGAGGCCGAGGTCGAGCGCCTCGTCGACATGGGCGCCCGCCACGTCGACGTCGGCCAGGGCACCGTCGACGGCTGGGTCGTCCTCGCCGACCCGGAGGGCAACGAGTTCTGCGTGCTGACCCCACGCACCTGA
- a CDS encoding DUF4388 domain-containing protein translates to MKPARAAQATLPRRALSQLVNAGETGALHVAGHPGGVIHLTEGRVSHAESPAAPGVGELLIASGRISARTWESAVAAGKDAHRVGRLLVERGHLTNGELELCVLGVIYDAAYFVLQPAAVPVRFAEGEQHWLGPVCRVDADVLSRETTRRRRLLDEVFQSSTLDTAPVRPAPRPPVERVVLSSLQFELLVAADGERTPATLARLLGRAGYVTLQQVRELAAAGLIMTEDRAPAAPADAVIALAEAAIAAAEHPTVPAQPGIPQPGIPTLDIPPQDIPPLGPVKPDPPNPDLPTSGAAKPHLPKRDDSKPAIPNPATTEQDTLQLSTRQQDTRKQDISRQDARERAIAEPAPDERRPATGGPEAPTSGPADVPRPAGPVRTARPGRATTTAAVEPPATADDTAPLPSVSPPENPADPEKPAKPRRTTGGRRRAGARAGAAIPTENLPRRSPGEQMPSGAGDVQTAPDGGPLRGDAPDEALLTRIRSALKALR, encoded by the coding sequence GTGAAGCCCGCCCGTGCCGCACAGGCAACCCTCCCCCGCCGGGCGCTCAGCCAGCTGGTCAACGCCGGTGAGACCGGCGCGCTGCACGTCGCCGGCCACCCCGGCGGGGTCATCCATCTGACGGAGGGCCGGGTCAGCCATGCGGAGTCCCCGGCGGCACCGGGCGTCGGCGAACTGCTGATCGCGTCGGGCCGGATCTCGGCCCGCACGTGGGAATCCGCGGTCGCCGCCGGGAAAGACGCACACCGTGTCGGTCGCCTGCTCGTCGAACGGGGGCACCTTACGAACGGCGAACTTGAGCTGTGTGTTCTTGGGGTGATCTATGACGCGGCGTACTTCGTGCTGCAACCGGCGGCCGTGCCCGTCCGGTTCGCGGAGGGTGAGCAACACTGGCTCGGCCCGGTCTGCCGGGTGGATGCCGACGTGCTGTCCAGGGAGACGACGCGACGGCGACGGCTCCTCGACGAGGTCTTCCAATCGTCCACGCTGGACACTGCGCCGGTTCGGCCGGCACCCCGGCCGCCCGTCGAGCGCGTCGTGCTGAGTTCGCTGCAGTTCGAGTTGCTGGTCGCGGCGGACGGCGAGCGCACCCCGGCCACGCTGGCCCGGCTCCTCGGCCGGGCCGGATACGTGACGTTGCAGCAGGTGCGCGAGCTGGCGGCGGCGGGTCTCATCATGACGGAGGACCGGGCGCCGGCCGCACCTGCGGACGCGGTCATCGCGCTGGCGGAGGCCGCCATCGCCGCGGCGGAACACCCGACGGTCCCCGCGCAGCCGGGCATCCCACAGCCGGGCATCCCGACCCTGGACATCCCGCCGCAGGACATCCCGCCCCTGGGCCCCGTGAAACCGGACCCGCCGAACCCGGATCTCCCGACGTCGGGCGCGGCGAAGCCACACCTCCCGAAGCGGGACGACTCGAAGCCGGCCATCCCGAACCCGGCCACCACGGAGCAGGACACCCTACAGCTGAGCACCCGACAGCAGGACACCCGGAAGCAGGACATCTCACGGCAGGACGCCCGGGAGCGGGCGATCGCGGAGCCGGCTCCCGACGAGCGGCGGCCCGCCACCGGTGGCCCGGAAGCACCGACGTCCGGCCCGGCCGACGTGCCGCGCCCGGCCGGGCCGGTGCGCACGGCCCGGCCCGGCCGTGCGACGACCACCGCGGCCGTGGAACCCCCCGCCACCGCGGACGACACCGCGCCGCTCCCGTCGGTCTCCCCGCCCGAGAATCCGGCGGATCCGGAGAAGCCCGCCAAGCCCCGGCGCACCACCGGTGGCCGGCGGCGCGCCGGTGCGCGCGCCGGTGCCGCGATCCCCACCGAGAACCTGCCCCGCCGCAGCCCCGGCGAGCAGATGCCGAGCGGTGCCGGTGACGTGCAGACCGCGCCGGACGGCGGCCCGCTGCGCGGTGACGCGCCGGACGAGGCGCTGCTCACCCGCATCCGCAGCGCGCTGAAGGCACTGCGGTGA
- the dnaG gene encoding DNA primase, which produces MGVREEPRVAGRIRDEDIALVRERTAIADVISETVTLKSAGGGNLKGLCPFHDEKTPSFTVSPARNVYFCHGCGKGGDAITFLIDADHLTFVESVERLAGKAGIQLRYEEQPGGRPSGPRQAPGQRQRLIAAHADAADFYRAQLITPGARAAREFLAQRGFGREHAEAYGCGFAPDGWDVLTRHLRQKGYSADELVTAGLSRPARSGSLIDRFRRRLLWPIKDISGDVIGFGARKLFDDDDGPKYLNTPETPLYKKSHVLYGIDQAKRDIARESRAVIVEGYTDVMACHLAGVPTAVATCGTAFGEDHIKVLRRLLMDANDLGGEIIFTFDGDAAGQKAAMRAFSDDQRFVAQTFIAVSPNGMDPCDLRLNRGDLAVRDLVGAREPMIAFALRSIMRQYDLDTVEGRVAALRSTAPLVAQIKDRSMRPGYTRRLADDLGLDMPEVEHAVRRAGGSAPDENRRKAGSRPTSAPQLQVEREALKLALQEPVLAGPMFDALDGTHFTDPVHVALRGAVADAGGTASAAGGGVVWIEKVRDLCADLAAKALVSELAVEPLRVDRDPDPQYVAVTLARLQSASVTARIADLKSKVQRINPVANKDEYFALFGELLSLEQHARALREQAVGGL; this is translated from the coding sequence TTGGGTGTGAGGGAGGAGCCGCGGGTGGCCGGCAGGATTCGGGACGAGGACATCGCGCTGGTGCGCGAGCGCACGGCGATCGCCGACGTGATCTCCGAGACCGTCACCCTGAAGTCGGCCGGCGGCGGCAACCTGAAGGGCCTGTGCCCGTTCCACGACGAGAAGACGCCGTCGTTCACCGTCTCCCCCGCCCGGAACGTCTATTTCTGCCACGGTTGCGGCAAGGGTGGTGACGCGATCACGTTCCTGATCGACGCGGACCACCTGACGTTCGTCGAGTCGGTCGAGCGGCTGGCCGGTAAGGCCGGCATCCAGCTGCGTTACGAGGAGCAGCCCGGCGGTCGCCCGTCCGGCCCGCGGCAGGCACCCGGCCAGCGGCAGCGGCTGATCGCGGCGCACGCGGACGCGGCCGACTTCTACCGCGCTCAGCTGATCACTCCGGGAGCCCGGGCCGCCCGCGAGTTCCTGGCCCAGCGCGGTTTCGGCCGCGAGCACGCGGAGGCATACGGCTGCGGCTTCGCCCCCGACGGCTGGGACGTGCTGACCCGGCACCTGCGGCAGAAGGGCTATTCGGCGGACGAGCTGGTCACGGCCGGCCTGTCCCGCCCGGCGCGGTCCGGTTCGCTGATCGACCGGTTCCGCCGGCGGCTGCTCTGGCCGATCAAGGACATCAGCGGCGACGTGATCGGTTTCGGCGCGCGGAAGCTCTTCGACGACGATGACGGCCCGAAATACCTGAATACGCCGGAGACGCCGCTCTACAAGAAGTCGCACGTGCTCTACGGCATCGACCAGGCGAAACGCGACATAGCGCGGGAGAGTCGCGCGGTGATCGTCGAGGGTTACACCGACGTGATGGCCTGCCACCTGGCCGGCGTGCCGACCGCGGTCGCGACCTGCGGCACCGCGTTCGGCGAGGACCACATCAAGGTCCTCCGCCGCCTGCTGATGGACGCGAACGACCTCGGCGGCGAGATCATCTTCACGTTCGACGGCGACGCGGCCGGGCAGAAGGCGGCGATGCGCGCGTTCTCCGACGATCAGCGGTTCGTGGCGCAGACCTTCATCGCGGTCTCGCCGAACGGCATGGACCCGTGCGATCTGCGGCTCAACCGCGGTGACCTGGCCGTGCGCGACCTGGTGGGCGCGCGCGAGCCGATGATCGCGTTCGCGCTCCGCTCGATCATGCGGCAGTACGATCTGGACACCGTCGAGGGCCGGGTCGCCGCGCTGCGCTCCACCGCGCCGCTGGTCGCGCAGATCAAGGACCGCTCGATGCGCCCGGGTTACACCCGCAGGCTCGCCGACGACCTGGGCCTGGACATGCCGGAGGTGGAGCACGCGGTGCGCCGCGCCGGCGGCAGCGCGCCGGACGAGAACCGCCGCAAGGCCGGGTCGCGGCCCACGTCCGCGCCGCAGTTGCAGGTCGAGCGCGAGGCGCTGAAGCTCGCGCTGCAGGAGCCGGTGCTGGCCGGCCCGATGTTCGACGCGCTGGACGGCACGCACTTCACCGATCCGGTGCACGTGGCGCTGCGCGGCGCCGTGGCGGACGCGGGCGGCACCGCCTCCGCGGCCGGCGGCGGCGTGGTCTGGATCGAGAAGGTCCGCGATCTCTGCGCCGATCTCGCCGCCAAGGCGCTGGTCAGCGAGCTGGCCGTGGAGCCGTTGCGGGTCGACCGCGACCCCGACCCGCAATACGTGGCGGTCACGCTGGCCCGGTTGCAGTCCGCGTCGGTGACCGCGCGGATAGCCGACCTGAAGTCCAAGGTGCAGCGGATCAATCCGGTGGCCAACAAGGACGAATATTTCGCGCTCTTCGGGGAATTGCTCTCCCTGGAGCAGCACGCACGGGCCCTGCGCGAGCAGGCCGTCGGGGGGTTGTGA
- a CDS encoding ABC transporter ATP-binding protein, with protein MTAMIEAAGLVKRFGDFTAVDGIDVTVQPGEAFGFLGPNGAGKSSTMRMIGCVSPPTGGLLRILGMDPVRQGPAIRARLGVCPQLDNLAPDLTVLQNLTTYARYFGISRREATRRARELLEFVQLTERAGAEVEPLSGGMKRRLTIARALINEPDMVLLDEPTTGLDPQARHLVWERLFRLRQRGVTLVLTTHYMDEAEQLCDRLVVMDAGKIVAEGSPRALIERYSTREVVELRFAAESQSGFAAKLDGVGDRTEELPDRILLYTADGDAALAEVHARGLTPSGALVRRSSLEDVFLHLTGRTLVD; from the coding sequence ATGACTGCGATGATCGAAGCGGCCGGGCTGGTCAAGCGCTTCGGCGACTTCACCGCGGTGGACGGCATCGACGTCACGGTGCAGCCCGGTGAGGCGTTCGGCTTCCTCGGGCCCAACGGCGCCGGCAAGAGCTCCACCATGCGCATGATCGGCTGCGTGTCCCCGCCCACCGGCGGTCTGCTGCGCATCCTCGGCATGGACCCGGTCCGGCAGGGCCCGGCGATCCGGGCCCGGCTCGGCGTCTGCCCGCAGCTGGACAATCTCGCCCCCGACCTGACCGTCCTGCAGAACCTCACGACCTATGCGCGATATTTCGGCATCTCCCGCCGTGAGGCCACCCGCCGCGCACGGGAGCTGCTGGAGTTCGTGCAGCTCACCGAGCGGGCCGGGGCCGAGGTCGAGCCGCTCTCCGGCGGCATGAAACGGCGTCTCACCATCGCCCGCGCGCTGATCAACGAGCCCGACATGGTGCTGCTCGACGAGCCCACCACCGGCCTCGACCCGCAGGCCCGCCACCTGGTCTGGGAGCGGCTGTTCCGGCTCAGGCAGCGCGGCGTCACGCTCGTGCTCACCACGCACTACATGGACGAGGCCGAGCAGCTCTGCGACCGGCTCGTGGTGATGGACGCCGGCAAGATCGTGGCGGAGGGCTCGCCCCGCGCGCTGATCGAGCGATACTCCACCCGCGAGGTCGTCGAGTTGCGCTTCGCGGCCGAGTCGCAGTCCGGGTTCGCGGCCAAGCTGGACGGCGTCGGCGACCGCACCGAGGAGTTGCCCGACCGCATCCTGCTCTACACGGCCGACGGCGACGCCGCGCTCGCCGAGGTGCACGCGCGCGGGCTCACCCCGTCCGGCGCGCTGGTCCGCCGCAGCTCCCTGGAGGACGTGTTCCTGCACCTCACCGGCCGGACGCTGGTCGACTGA
- a CDS encoding roadblock/LC7 domain-containing protein: METDRAVLAELARLRSRLPDLSATVIAGVDGMLLAYDAPGLQPETIAALAAANLGLTQRFAQTVGHGDLRETIIESSGGYVAIYAAGLRTLLAVLARPSANVARIHHEARRTARRLGELLDPVEARPPAPAPPRVIPVEGQVPLAKRTPMAALQSSVPGQRAG; the protein is encoded by the coding sequence GTGGAAACCGACCGGGCGGTGCTGGCCGAGCTCGCCAGGCTTCGCAGCCGCCTGCCCGATCTGTCGGCCACCGTGATCGCCGGCGTCGACGGGATGCTGCTCGCGTACGACGCACCGGGCCTTCAGCCGGAGACGATCGCCGCGCTGGCCGCGGCGAACCTCGGGCTGACCCAGCGCTTCGCCCAGACCGTGGGCCACGGCGACCTGCGCGAGACCATCATCGAATCGTCCGGCGGGTACGTGGCCATCTACGCCGCCGGGCTCCGCACGCTCCTCGCCGTGCTCGCCAGGCCGAGCGCGAACGTGGCCCGCATCCATCACGAGGCGCGGCGTACCGCACGCCGCCTCGGTGAGCTGCTCGATCCGGTGGAGGCACGACCGCCCGCACCGGCACCGCCGCGCGTCATCCCGGTCGAGGGTCAGGTGCCCCTGGCCAAGCGCACCCCGATGGCCGCGCTGCAGTCGAGCGTCCCCGGCCAGCGCGCCGGATAA
- a CDS encoding deoxyguanosinetriphosphate triphosphohydrolase translates to MNGQDGDAERWAEEQAKDTGYGRTPFQRDRARVLHSAGFRRLASKTQVHVAGSDDFLRTRLTHSLEVAQIAREMGERLGCDPDVVDVAGLAHDLGHPPFGHNGEAALDAVAGGCGGFEGNAQTLRVLTRLEAKVEGAGLNLTRATLDATCKYPWRRDGVRRKWGVYADDLPVFEWLRRDAPAGERQSLEAQVMDWADDVAYSVHDLEDGIHGGYIDLERLAVDADERAALCADVSGVYSEEPVDVLGAELAAMLAGPMLAPALAYDGSHRAQIAVKRMTSVLTGRLVAAPVEATVAAFGSRSLRRYAADLLVPPDVRIRCALLKGMALRYVMRRSGAAAEQERQREVLTRLVHVLAVRAPDGLDPVFAPIWRAAPDDAARLRVVIDQVASLTDPAALSWHRALT, encoded by the coding sequence ATGAACGGCCAGGACGGCGACGCGGAGCGGTGGGCGGAAGAGCAGGCCAAGGACACGGGGTACGGGCGGACGCCCTTCCAGCGGGATCGCGCGCGGGTGCTGCACTCGGCCGGGTTCCGGCGGCTGGCCTCGAAGACGCAGGTGCACGTGGCCGGATCGGACGACTTCCTGCGGACCCGGCTGACGCACTCGCTGGAGGTCGCGCAGATCGCCCGCGAGATGGGCGAGCGGCTCGGCTGCGACCCGGACGTGGTGGACGTGGCCGGGCTCGCCCATGATCTCGGCCACCCGCCGTTCGGTCACAACGGTGAGGCCGCGCTGGACGCGGTCGCGGGCGGCTGCGGCGGGTTCGAGGGCAACGCGCAGACGCTGCGCGTGCTGACCCGGCTGGAGGCGAAGGTCGAGGGCGCCGGCCTCAACCTGACCCGCGCCACGCTGGACGCCACCTGCAAGTATCCGTGGCGCCGGGACGGTGTGCGGCGCAAGTGGGGCGTCTACGCCGACGATCTGCCGGTCTTCGAGTGGCTGCGCCGGGACGCGCCGGCCGGCGAGCGGCAGAGCCTGGAGGCCCAGGTGATGGACTGGGCGGACGACGTGGCCTACTCCGTGCACGACCTGGAGGACGGCATCCACGGCGGCTACATCGACCTGGAGCGGCTGGCCGTGGACGCGGACGAGCGGGCCGCGCTCTGCGCGGACGTGTCCGGCGTCTACTCGGAGGAGCCGGTCGACGTGCTCGGCGCGGAGCTGGCCGCGATGCTGGCCGGGCCGATGCTGGCGCCGGCGCTGGCCTACGACGGCAGCCACCGCGCGCAGATCGCGGTCAAGCGGATGACCAGCGTGCTCACCGGCCGGCTGGTCGCGGCGCCGGTCGAGGCCACGGTCGCGGCGTTCGGATCAAGATCTCTGCGCCGGTACGCCGCGGACCTGCTCGTCCCGCCGGACGTGCGGATCCGGTGCGCGCTGCTGAAGGGCATGGCCCTGCGGTACGTGATGCGCCGCAGCGGTGCCGCGGCCGAGCAGGAGCGGCAGCGCGAGGTGCTCACCCGGCTGGTGCACGTGCTGGCCGTGCGCGCGCCGGACGGGCTGGACCCGGTGTTCGCGCCGATCTGGCGGGCCGCGCCGGACGACGCGGCGCGCCTGCGCGTGGTGATCGACCAGGTGGCGTCGCTCACCGACCCGGCCGCGCTCTCCTGGCACCGCGCGCTCACCTGA
- a CDS encoding ABC transporter permease: MIAAFEFHLAEFARNWRGSVFGSFVIPLLTMLGFGIGVGGYVQGGVDGVPYLHFLVPGLLASTALQIALGESTWPVLAHMEWMKTYAAQAATPLRPVDVLGGHLLFAMLRVTAGVTAFLLVAVVFGALPSPWALACLPIGVLLGLAIAAPVFAYSVSVPGEVWLSVLFRFAIVPMTLFAGVFFPVDAMPAALRWLAYATPLWHAVDLCRAATLGRALDWSLTGHLLYLALWAGAGVALAAHRFHRRLGV, translated from the coding sequence ATGATCGCCGCCTTCGAGTTCCACCTGGCCGAGTTCGCGCGCAACTGGCGCGGCTCGGTCTTCGGCTCGTTCGTCATCCCGCTGCTCACCATGCTCGGCTTCGGGATCGGCGTCGGCGGTTACGTGCAGGGCGGCGTCGACGGCGTGCCCTACCTGCACTTCCTGGTCCCCGGCCTGCTCGCGTCGACCGCGCTGCAGATCGCGCTCGGCGAGTCCACCTGGCCGGTGCTCGCCCACATGGAGTGGATGAAGACCTACGCCGCGCAGGCCGCCACGCCACTGCGCCCGGTCGACGTGCTCGGCGGCCACCTGCTCTTCGCGATGCTCCGGGTGACCGCCGGCGTCACCGCGTTCCTGCTGGTCGCGGTCGTCTTCGGCGCGCTGCCGTCGCCGTGGGCGCTGGCCTGCCTGCCGATCGGCGTGCTGCTCGGCCTCGCTATCGCCGCGCCGGTCTTCGCCTACAGCGTCTCCGTTCCCGGCGAGGTGTGGCTGAGCGTGCTGTTCCGCTTCGCGATCGTGCCGATGACGCTCTTCGCCGGCGTGTTCTTCCCGGTCGACGCGATGCCGGCCGCGCTTCGCTGGCTGGCCTACGCGACACCGCTCTGGCACGCCGTCGACCTCTGCCGCGCCGCCACGCTCGGCCGCGCGCTCGACTGGTCCCTGACCGGCCACCTGCTCTATCTCGCGCTCTGGGCCGGCGCCGGCGTCGCGCTGGCCGCACACCGTTTCCACCGGCGGCTGGGGGTCTGA
- a CDS encoding ABC transporter permease: protein MAALALPRLTASGGRVLAVAGRNVVALRRAGWLVFVSGAIEPFLYLFSIGIGVGALIGDMPLPDGTVVSYAAFVAPAMLAASAMTGALTETTFNFFGKMKFWKLYDSVLATPVGPMEIAFGELCWAMARGAVYAASFLAVMIAMDLTSPLRALVALPATVLIGFTFGAIGMLTATLMRGWQDFDLIGTIQFALFLFSGTFVPATAYPAALRWLIEITPLYRAVDLIRALTAGRAGWLQALDIAYLLALFALCLWAASRRMSRLLRK from the coding sequence ATCGCCGCACTCGCGCTGCCCCGCCTCACCGCCTCCGGCGGCCGCGTCCTGGCCGTCGCCGGCCGTAACGTCGTCGCGCTGCGCCGCGCCGGCTGGCTGGTGTTCGTCTCCGGCGCGATCGAACCGTTCCTCTACCTCTTCTCGATCGGCATCGGCGTCGGCGCGCTGATCGGCGACATGCCGCTGCCGGACGGCACGGTGGTCAGCTACGCCGCGTTCGTCGCGCCCGCGATGCTCGCCGCGTCCGCGATGACCGGCGCGCTCACCGAGACCACGTTCAACTTCTTCGGCAAGATGAAATTCTGGAAGCTTTACGACAGCGTCCTCGCCACCCCGGTCGGCCCGATGGAGATCGCGTTCGGCGAGCTGTGCTGGGCCATGGCCCGCGGCGCGGTCTACGCCGCGTCCTTCCTCGCCGTCATGATCGCCATGGACCTCACCAGCCCGCTCCGCGCACTCGTCGCGCTGCCAGCGACCGTGCTGATCGGCTTCACGTTCGGTGCGATCGGCATGCTGACCGCCACGCTGATGCGCGGCTGGCAGGACTTCGACCTGATCGGCACGATTCAGTTCGCGCTCTTCCTCTTCTCCGGCACGTTCGTCCCGGCCACCGCCTACCCGGCCGCGCTCCGCTGGCTGATCGAGATCACGCCGCTCTACCGCGCGGTCGACCTGATCCGCGCGCTCACCGCGGGCCGCGCCGGCTGGCTCCAGGCCCTCGACATCGCCTACCTCCTCGCCCTGTTCGCGCTCTGCCTCTGGGCCGCCTCCCGCCGGATGAGTCGCCTGCTGCGCAAATAG